A genomic segment from Pseudomonas mendocina encodes:
- a CDS encoding DUF2333 family protein, with protein sequence MLDWKNRATNSPDGADKASGGSRSGGSLIARALGGLIGVYLLIALVVGWYWSQEPSAFQVQQHAQSAAQQAQRQMVTGYTTVETLKQVATTLLDKPGGYLSNDLAPPGLWLDNMPSWEYGVLVQVRDFSRALRKDFARSQSQSTENPDLARAEPRFHFDNKSWALPASESEYREGIKSLDRYLADLSQKNAQFYARADNLNNWLGDAGTRLGSLSQRLSASVGQVRLNENLQVGNDAEESGLVGRDGVYETPWLQIDNVFYEARGQAWALAHLLRAIEVDFADVLAKKNATVSVRQIIRELEAAQATLWSPMILNGSGYGILANHSLVMANYISRANAGLIDLRQLLSQG encoded by the coding sequence ATGCTGGATTGGAAGAATCGTGCGACGAACTCGCCAGACGGCGCCGACAAGGCCTCAGGGGGGAGCCGCAGCGGCGGCAGCCTGATCGCCCGAGCGCTGGGCGGCCTGATCGGTGTCTATCTGCTGATCGCCCTGGTGGTTGGCTGGTACTGGAGCCAGGAGCCGTCTGCCTTCCAGGTACAGCAGCACGCGCAGAGTGCGGCGCAGCAGGCACAGCGGCAGATGGTCACCGGCTACACCACGGTGGAAACCCTCAAGCAGGTCGCCACCACACTGCTCGACAAGCCGGGCGGCTACCTGTCCAACGATCTGGCTCCGCCCGGCCTGTGGCTGGACAACATGCCGAGCTGGGAATACGGCGTGCTGGTGCAGGTGCGTGATTTCTCCCGCGCACTGCGCAAGGATTTCGCTCGCTCGCAGTCGCAGTCCACGGAGAACCCGGACCTGGCCCGCGCCGAGCCGCGCTTTCACTTCGACAACAAGAGCTGGGCGCTGCCGGCGTCCGAGTCCGAGTATCGCGAAGGCATCAAGTCGCTGGACCGCTACCTGGCCGACCTGAGCCAGAAGAATGCGCAGTTCTATGCCCGTGCCGACAACCTCAACAACTGGCTGGGCGATGCCGGCACCCGTCTCGGCTCACTGTCGCAGCGTCTGTCGGCCAGCGTCGGTCAGGTGCGCCTGAACGAGAATCTGCAGGTGGGCAACGACGCCGAAGAGTCCGGCCTGGTCGGGCGAGATGGCGTATACGAGACACCCTGGCTGCAGATCGACAACGTGTTCTACGAGGCCCGTGGTCAGGCGTGGGCGCTGGCTCACCTGCTGCGCGCGATCGAGGTCGATTTTGCCGACGTGCTGGCGAAGAAGAACGCCACCGTCAGCGTGCGCCAGATCATCCGTGAGCTGGAGGCAGCGCAAGCGACCCTGTGGAGCCCGATGATCCTCAATGGCAGCGGCTACGGCATTCTCGCCAACCACTCCCTGGTGATGGCCAACTACATCTCCCGCGCCAACGCTGGCCTGATCGACCTGCGCCAGCTGCTGAGCCAGGGTTGA
- a CDS encoding NUDIX hydrolase, whose amino-acid sequence MEAISATEAAHRAASDQERVAWVDENDRPLGGVSRAELRERRLIGRGTYILLFNSAGLLCVHRRTLSKALYPGYWDVAAGGMVLEGEDYRLSAERELAEELGIVDAELVEHAHFLYDAPESRLWCMAYSAVSDAPLVLQPEEVLEARFISIEQALEETHRLPYCPDSLAALERYIKGPLAAS is encoded by the coding sequence ATGGAAGCGATCTCGGCGACCGAGGCGGCGCATCGCGCCGCTTCGGATCAGGAGCGGGTCGCCTGGGTCGACGAGAACGACCGGCCACTGGGCGGCGTTTCCCGCGCCGAACTGCGCGAGCGCCGGCTGATTGGCCGTGGTACCTACATCCTGTTGTTCAACTCGGCCGGTCTGCTGTGCGTGCATCGGCGCACGTTGAGCAAGGCGCTGTATCCCGGCTACTGGGATGTCGCAGCTGGCGGTATGGTGCTGGAGGGCGAGGACTACCGGCTTTCTGCCGAGCGCGAACTGGCCGAGGAGTTGGGTATCGTCGATGCCGAGTTGGTCGAGCATGCGCACTTTCTCTACGATGCCCCGGAAAGCCGCTTGTGGTGCATGGCTTACTCGGCGGTGTCCGATGCGCCGCTGGTGCTGCAGCCGGAAGAGGTGTTGGAGGCGCGCTTCATCAGCATCGAGCAGGCGCTGGAGGAAACCCACCGCCTACCTTACTGCCCGGACTCGTTGGCGGCGCTGGAACGCTACATAAAAGGGCCGCTTGCGGCTAGCTGA
- a CDS encoding translation initiation factor Sui1: protein MVKKASSFSALSGLVYSTDGGRHCPDCNQPVDACICKQTRIPEGDGIARVRRETKGRGGKTVTTVSGVPLAEEPLKELASALKKRCGTGGALKDGVIEIQGDHVDLLLAELSKRGFTAKKSGG, encoded by the coding sequence GTGGTCAAGAAAGCCTCTTCATTCTCCGCCTTGAGCGGTCTCGTCTACTCCACCGATGGCGGTCGCCATTGCCCGGACTGCAACCAGCCGGTGGATGCCTGCATCTGCAAACAAACGCGTATTCCCGAGGGCGATGGCATCGCCCGCGTACGTCGTGAAACCAAGGGGCGAGGCGGCAAGACCGTCACCACCGTCAGCGGCGTGCCGCTGGCCGAAGAACCGCTCAAGGAGCTGGCCAGTGCGCTGAAGAAGCGCTGCGGCACCGGTGGCGCGCTCAAGGACGGCGTGATCGAGATTCAGGGTGACCACGTCGATCTGCTGCTTGCCGAGCTGAGCAAACGCGGGTTTACCGCGAAGAAGTCCGGCGGCTGA
- the speA gene encoding arginine decarboxylase: MSARRTRKDDGSQWTVADSRSVYGIRHWGAGYFSINDAGRIEVRPNGPDSQPIDLYQQVDELRQSGLSLPLLVRFPDILQDRVRRLTGAFDASIERLEYQSRYTALYPIKVNQQEAVIENIIATQNVSIGLEAGSKPELLAVLALAPKGGTIVCNGYKDREFIRLALMGQKLGHNVFIVIEKESEVALVIEEAAELKVAPQIGLRVRLSSLASSKWADTGGEKSKFGLSAAQILSVVERFRAAGLDQGIRLLHFHMGSQIANIADYRKGFREAIRYYGELRAMGLPVDHIDVGGGLGVDYDGTHSRNASSINYDMRDYADAVVDMLKEFCDRQEIPHPHIFSESGRAMTAHHAVLLVQVTDVERHNDKVPEIEPGLEQPEVLQWLIELLDDSDPEMVAETYWRATHYIEEVAAQYSAGKLSLAQKALAEQCYFAICRRLHNQLKARQRSHRAVLDELNDKLADKYICNFSVFQSLPDTWAIGQILPILPLSRLDEEPLRRAVLQDLTCDSDGKIRQYVDEQSIETSLPVHELREGEDYVLGIFLVGAYQEILGDMHNLFGDTDSVNIYQAADGSVVHAGIETHDTIEDMLRYVHLSPEELMTHYRDKVASAKISARERTQFLDALRLGLTRSSYLAS; encoded by the coding sequence ATGTCCGCACGACGCACCCGCAAAGACGACGGCAGCCAATGGACCGTAGCCGATAGCCGTAGTGTCTATGGCATTCGCCATTGGGGCGCCGGTTACTTCTCGATCAACGATGCCGGACGTATCGAAGTGCGGCCCAACGGGCCGGACAGCCAGCCCATCGACCTCTATCAGCAGGTCGACGAGCTGCGTCAGAGTGGCCTGTCGCTGCCTTTGCTGGTGCGTTTCCCTGACATCCTGCAGGATCGCGTGCGCCGCCTGACCGGCGCCTTCGACGCCAGTATCGAGCGCCTGGAATACCAGAGCCGCTACACCGCGCTGTACCCGATCAAGGTCAACCAGCAGGAAGCGGTGATCGAGAACATCATCGCCACGCAGAACGTCTCCATCGGCCTCGAGGCCGGCTCCAAGCCCGAGCTGCTGGCGGTGCTGGCGCTGGCGCCGAAGGGCGGCACCATCGTCTGCAACGGCTACAAGGACCGTGAGTTCATCCGCCTGGCGCTGATGGGGCAGAAGCTCGGCCACAACGTGTTCATCGTCATCGAGAAGGAGTCGGAGGTCGCTCTGGTGATCGAGGAGGCCGCCGAACTCAAGGTGGCGCCGCAGATCGGCCTGCGCGTGCGCCTGTCCTCACTGGCATCTTCCAAGTGGGCCGACACCGGCGGTGAGAAGTCCAAGTTCGGCCTGTCTGCCGCGCAGATTCTCTCGGTGGTCGAGCGCTTCCGCGCGGCCGGGCTGGATCAGGGCATTCGGCTCTTGCATTTCCATATGGGCTCGCAGATCGCCAACATCGCCGACTACCGCAAGGGCTTCCGCGAGGCCATCCGCTATTACGGCGAGTTGCGCGCCATGGGGCTGCCGGTCGACCACATCGACGTCGGCGGCGGTCTCGGCGTGGACTACGACGGCACCCACTCGCGCAACGCCAGCTCGATCAACTACGACATGCGCGACTACGCCGATGCCGTGGTCGACATGCTCAAGGAGTTCTGCGACCGCCAGGAAATCCCCCATCCGCACATCTTTTCCGAGAGCGGCCGGGCGATGACCGCGCACCACGCCGTGCTGCTGGTGCAGGTCACCGACGTCGAGCGACACAACGACAAGGTGCCGGAGATCGAGCCGGGTCTCGAGCAGCCAGAAGTGTTGCAGTGGCTGATCGAGCTGCTCGATGACAGCGACCCGGAAATGGTCGCCGAAACCTACTGGCGCGCTACCCACTACATCGAGGAGGTGGCCGCGCAGTATTCGGCCGGCAAGCTGAGCCTGGCGCAGAAGGCGCTGGCTGAGCAGTGCTACTTCGCCATCTGCCGTCGCCTGCACAACCAGCTCAAGGCGCGTCAGCGTTCGCACCGCGCGGTGCTCGACGAACTCAACGACAAGCTCGCCGACAAGTACATCTGCAACTTCTCGGTGTTCCAGAGCCTGCCGGACACCTGGGCCATCGGCCAGATCCTGCCGATCCTGCCGCTGTCGCGCCTGGACGAGGAGCCGTTGCGCCGCGCCGTATTGCAGGACCTGACCTGCGACTCCGACGGCAAGATCCGTCAGTACGTCGACGAGCAGTCCATCGAGACCAGCCTGCCGGTGCATGAACTGCGTGAGGGCGAGGATTACGTGCTGGGCATCTTCCTGGTCGGTGCGTACCAGGAGATTCTCGGCGACATGCACAACCTGTTCGGTGACACCGACTCGGTGAACATCTACCAGGCCGCCGATGGCAGCGTGGTGCACGCCGGCATCGAGACCCATGACACCATCGAGGACATGCTGCGTTACGTGCACCTGTCGCCCGAAGAGCTGATGACCCACTACCGCGACAAGGTGGCCAGCGCCAAGATCAGCGCCCGTGAGCGCACCCAGTTCCTCGATGCCCTGCGTCTGGGGCTGACCCGCTCGTCCTACCTGGCGTCCTGA
- the pdxR gene encoding MocR-like pyridoxine biosynthesis transcription factor PdxR — protein sequence MLVHLAPTRDQAAPIYLQLYQRLREAIADGRVQPGERVPSVRALASELNLARGTVEAAYQLLIGEGYLLPRGPAGTVVSPQLPQTPAGTGVSTKPRTRPAASERSPREALPFQLGLPALDAFPRKLWSRLGVRHLRQLASTDLDYPDAQGLATLRRSLVRYLGVSRGIACEPRQVFITASYRSSLLLIRQALLKTGDSCWFEDPGYFKAREALEGADLQLIPVPVDDQGLCVDEGRRLAVDARCALVTPSHQSPLGVSLSLPRRLALLEWAQASQAWIVEDDYDSEYRYVGRPLPALKSLDHHGRVLYCGTFSKVLFPGLRLAYLVVPPEQVERFAACARTFDHGCPALPQAITADFLDQGHFARHLKRMRALYAERRGFLATALAQVFGSALRVELQAGGIHLLARLDASQDDVALAARAQGAGLAVMALSQWARTYPCGSGLLLGFTNIASAEQALHLARRLATALDQDAR from the coding sequence ATGCTCGTCCACCTCGCCCCCACGCGCGACCAGGCCGCGCCGATCTATCTGCAGCTTTATCAACGCTTGCGCGAAGCCATCGCCGATGGTCGCGTGCAACCTGGCGAACGCGTACCGTCGGTACGCGCCTTGGCGAGCGAGCTGAATCTGGCGCGCGGCACGGTGGAGGCGGCCTATCAGTTGCTCATCGGTGAAGGCTATCTGCTGCCCCGAGGCCCGGCTGGCACAGTGGTTTCACCGCAGCTGCCACAAACCCCGGCAGGCACCGGTGTGTCGACCAAGCCTCGAACCAGGCCTGCAGCAAGCGAGCGTTCGCCCCGCGAAGCACTGCCCTTCCAGCTCGGTTTACCCGCGCTGGACGCCTTCCCCCGAAAGCTGTGGAGCCGCCTAGGCGTCCGTCATTTGCGCCAGCTGGCATCAACTGACTTGGACTACCCAGACGCGCAGGGTCTGGCCACTCTGCGCCGCAGCCTGGTGCGCTATCTGGGCGTGTCGCGCGGTATTGCCTGCGAGCCACGCCAGGTGTTCATCACCGCCAGCTATCGCAGCAGCCTGCTGTTGATTCGCCAGGCACTACTCAAAACAGGCGATTCCTGCTGGTTCGAAGACCCGGGTTATTTCAAGGCGCGCGAGGCGCTCGAAGGTGCCGATCTACAACTGATTCCAGTGCCGGTGGATGACCAGGGCCTATGCGTGGACGAAGGACGCAGGCTTGCCGTCGATGCCCGCTGCGCACTGGTCACGCCCTCGCACCAGAGCCCGCTCGGCGTCTCCCTGAGCCTGCCGAGGCGCCTGGCGCTGCTGGAGTGGGCACAGGCCAGCCAGGCCTGGATCGTCGAGGACGATTACGACAGCGAATACCGCTACGTCGGCCGTCCGCTACCGGCACTGAAAAGCCTCGATCACCACGGTCGCGTGCTGTATTGCGGCACCTTCAGCAAGGTGCTGTTCCCCGGCCTGCGTCTCGCCTACCTGGTGGTGCCACCGGAGCAGGTGGAGCGCTTCGCGGCCTGCGCGCGCACCTTCGACCACGGCTGCCCGGCATTGCCCCAGGCGATCACCGCGGACTTTCTCGATCAGGGTCACTTCGCCCGTCACCTCAAGCGCATGCGTGCACTCTATGCCGAGCGTCGCGGTTTTCTGGCAACGGCACTGGCGCAGGTATTCGGTTCAGCTTTACGGGTGGAGTTGCAGGCAGGCGGCATTCATCTGCTGGCGCGCCTCGATGCCTCGCAGGATGACGTCGCCCTCGCCGCCCGAGCGCAAGGCGCAGGGTTGGCCGTGATGGCCTTGTCGCAATGGGCTCGGACGTATCCCTGCGGCAGCGGGTTGCTACTGGGCTTTACCAATATCGCCAGCGCCGAGCAGGCATTGCACCTGGCCCGGCGGCTGGCGACGGCGCTCGATCAGGACGCCAGGTAG
- a CDS encoding GNAT family N-acetyltransferase encodes MTPDCRYEWFDTPEQWRTCYELMRVLRPQLSDTDDFVQRLQRQAEQGYRLLAARSAGEVVGLAGCRLQENLLHGRFFYVDDLVTREDVRSQGIGERLLHEVRAQARRLGCVNLVLDTALGNARGQRFYYRQGLLGLGMHFREAL; translated from the coding sequence ATGACCCCTGACTGCCGCTACGAATGGTTCGATACCCCGGAGCAATGGCGCACCTGCTACGAGCTGATGCGCGTGTTGCGCCCGCAACTGAGCGATACCGATGACTTCGTCCAGCGTTTGCAGCGCCAGGCCGAGCAGGGCTATCGCCTATTGGCCGCACGTTCCGCTGGCGAGGTGGTGGGGCTGGCCGGTTGTCGCTTGCAGGAGAACCTGCTGCATGGACGTTTCTTCTATGTCGACGATCTGGTGACGCGCGAGGATGTGCGCAGCCAGGGCATCGGCGAGCGGCTGCTGCACGAGGTCCGTGCCCAGGCCCGGCGCCTGGGCTGCGTCAATCTGGTGCTGGATACCGCGCTGGGCAATGCGCGCGGGCAACGTTTCTACTACCGTCAGGGCTTGCTGGGTCTGGGCATGCACTTTCGCGAGGCACTTTGA
- a CDS encoding FMN-dependent NADH-azoreductase, protein MQRILLLHCSPYGRQSRGSVLALELVERLRRRHPGAQLLERDLARAPLPAPDAGYATALVARAPNEDPALSLSEQLIGELENSDCLVISTPMHNFTVPATLKSWIDHVLRIGRSFAATETGKVGLLEDRPTFVVVSAGGVYRGEQARQPDFLTPYLRHVLSTIGIHDLEFIHLQGLVRGQEHAESMLAQAREQLAFNPHLAAQEELS, encoded by the coding sequence ATGCAACGAATCCTGTTACTGCACTGCAGCCCTTATGGCCGTCAGAGTCGAGGCAGCGTCCTGGCCCTGGAACTGGTCGAGCGTCTGCGCCGGCGCCATCCCGGGGCACAGTTGCTCGAACGCGACCTGGCCCGTGCGCCACTGCCGGCGCCAGACGCAGGCTATGCCACGGCATTGGTGGCGCGGGCGCCGAACGAGGACCCTGCGCTGAGCCTGTCCGAGCAGCTGATTGGCGAGCTGGAGAACAGCGATTGCCTGGTAATCTCCACGCCCATGCACAACTTCACGGTACCGGCGACGCTCAAGTCGTGGATCGATCACGTGCTGCGCATCGGCCGTAGTTTTGCCGCCACCGAGACGGGCAAGGTGGGCCTGCTGGAGGATCGTCCGACCTTCGTGGTGGTTAGCGCCGGCGGTGTCTATCGCGGTGAGCAGGCACGCCAGCCGGATTTTCTTACGCCCTATCTGCGCCATGTGCTGAGCACCATCGGTATCCATGACCTGGAGTTCATTCATCTGCAAGGCCTGGTACGCGGTCAGGAACATGCTGAGTCGATGCTGGCGCAGGCCCGCGAGCAACTGGCTTTCAATCCCCATCTCGCTGCACAGGAAGAGTTGTCATGA
- a CDS encoding carboxymuconolactone decarboxylase family protein, translating into MSALRQPYYELSAEAMQGLLATKVALERGPLGKTLLELLYLRVSQINGCAFCLEKHSQSLREEGVPQLKLDSLAGWRVSRHFDAREQAALAWAESLSDIASSHAADTDYLPLEAHFSPREISDLTIAVALMSGLNRLAIGMRL; encoded by the coding sequence ATGAGTGCGCTACGTCAGCCCTATTACGAATTATCCGCCGAGGCGATGCAGGGTCTGCTTGCCACCAAGGTGGCGCTGGAGCGCGGCCCTTTGGGCAAGACGCTGCTGGAGCTGCTCTATCTGCGTGTGTCGCAGATCAACGGTTGCGCGTTCTGCCTGGAGAAACACAGCCAGTCACTGCGTGAGGAGGGCGTGCCGCAGCTTAAATTGGACAGCCTGGCTGGTTGGCGAGTGAGCCGGCATTTCGATGCCCGCGAGCAGGCGGCGTTGGCCTGGGCCGAGTCGCTGAGCGACATCGCCAGCAGCCACGCTGCCGATACAGATTATCTGCCGCTGGAGGCGCATTTCTCGCCCAGGGAAATTTCCGATCTGACCATCGCCGTGGCCCTGATGAGCGGGCTCAATCGTCTGGCCATCGGCATGCGCCTCTGA
- a CDS encoding DUF2214 family protein, with amino-acid sequence MTAAFVAYLHYLSIFALFALLSIEHVLFKAPLDLSRARSLMTTDLAYGLCAGLVLLTGIARVLWFGKGAAYYMGNSLFHAKLGLFVLVGLLSILPTVVFIKWRSTVKAGRVPEPSARQVRLVTWSIRIELLLLLVIPLLATLMARGYGVIAATP; translated from the coding sequence ATGACTGCCGCATTCGTCGCTTACCTGCACTACCTGTCGATCTTCGCCCTGTTCGCCCTGCTGAGCATCGAACACGTGCTGTTCAAGGCGCCGCTGGATCTGTCCCGGGCACGCAGCCTGATGACCACCGACCTGGCCTACGGCCTCTGCGCCGGCCTGGTACTGCTCACCGGTATCGCCCGCGTGCTGTGGTTCGGCAAGGGCGCGGCCTACTACATGGGCAACAGCCTGTTCCACGCCAAGCTCGGACTGTTCGTGCTGGTGGGCCTGCTGTCGATCCTGCCCACCGTGGTGTTCATCAAATGGCGTAGCACGGTGAAAGCCGGCCGGGTGCCCGAGCCAAGCGCTCGGCAGGTACGCCTGGTGACCTGGAGCATTCGTATCGAGCTGCTGCTGTTGCTGGTAATCCCGCTGCTGGCCACGCTGATGGCGCGCGGCTACGGGGTGATCGCAGCAACTCCGTGA
- a CDS encoding GGDEF domain-containing protein — translation MLSVPIPPNEAERQQALDRLELLDTPADPYLDTLTRLAHDLFQVKLALVTLVDRDRQWFKSRQGLDVAETARSLSYCSHVVLHDEPLIVEDSQIDQRFAGTELALNTPDVRFYAGWPLRDVNGMPLGTLCVADPKPRQFGHQDRFKLRDLAYLTENYLHLQHCSQQASDLRDALSREQRKGMLDALTQLWNRAGLLHFLPLEQAAAERHQLRLGLIYCDLDHFKQVNDTHGHDGGDHVLWESARRMSAAVRPQDVVTRNGGEEFVILCQVHDEQELLQIAERIRLTIASQPMQLENAELQQTTSLGCTLLGPGENAVDGLKRADQALYRAKRGGRNRSELAPSAH, via the coding sequence ATGCTCAGCGTGCCAATCCCGCCGAATGAAGCCGAGCGCCAGCAAGCCCTGGATCGCCTGGAGCTGCTCGACACACCTGCCGACCCCTATCTCGATACCCTGACCCGACTGGCCCATGACCTGTTCCAGGTGAAACTGGCGCTGGTCACGCTGGTCGACCGTGACCGTCAATGGTTCAAGAGTCGCCAGGGGCTGGACGTAGCAGAGACGGCGCGCAGCCTGTCGTACTGCTCACACGTGGTTCTGCATGACGAGCCGCTGATCGTCGAAGACAGCCAGATAGACCAGCGTTTCGCCGGCACCGAGCTGGCACTCAACACCCCTGATGTACGCTTCTATGCCGGCTGGCCGCTACGCGACGTCAACGGCATGCCGCTGGGTACCCTGTGCGTGGCAGACCCGAAGCCGCGCCAGTTCGGCCACCAGGATCGCTTCAAGCTACGCGATCTGGCCTACCTCACTGAAAACTACCTGCACCTGCAGCATTGCTCGCAGCAGGCCAGTGACCTGCGTGATGCCCTCAGCCGTGAACAGCGCAAGGGCATGCTCGATGCGCTGACCCAACTCTGGAACCGCGCCGGGCTGCTGCATTTTCTGCCCCTGGAGCAAGCCGCAGCCGAGCGCCATCAACTGCGCCTGGGCCTGATCTACTGCGACCTGGATCACTTCAAGCAGGTCAACGACACCCACGGCCACGACGGTGGCGACCACGTGCTGTGGGAAAGCGCACGACGCATGAGCGCAGCGGTACGCCCTCAGGATGTGGTCACACGCAACGGCGGCGAGGAGTTCGTCATCCTCTGCCAGGTGCACGATGAGCAGGAGCTGCTGCAGATTGCCGAGCGCATCCGCCTGACCATCGCCAGCCAGCCGATGCAGCTGGAAAATGCCGAACTGCAGCAGACCACCAGCCTCGGCTGTACGCTGCTGGGCCCCGGCGAGAACGCCGTGGACGGGCTCAAACGAGCCGACCAGGCGTTGTACCGAGCCAAGCGTGGCGGTCGCAACCGCAGTGAACTCGCCCCCAGTGCTCACTGA